In Amycolatopsis jiangsuensis, the following proteins share a genomic window:
- a CDS encoding asparaginase, which translates to MTGDPILVEVVRSGFVESVHRGALVVTGPDGAVLHSAGDVVSPIFPRSSNKPLQGVGMLRAGLGHEGADLALACASHSGETGHVERVSAMLGAAGLDPSALACPPDFPLNEDAARAAVERLPITMNCSGKHAAMLATCVAAGWPVDGYEDPDHPLQQTLAATVEELTGEPIAATGVDGCGAPLFAFSLTGLARSFGRLTQAESGSAQRRVADAMRAHPWLVGGTGREDTRLMEAVPGLLAKAGAEGVLAFALADGTAAAIKIADGAKRGYPPLAMAILAQLGVHPSGLEDLARPAVLGGGREVGHLRVSWRAP; encoded by the coding sequence ATGACCGGCGATCCGATCCTGGTCGAGGTCGTCCGGTCCGGCTTCGTGGAAAGCGTGCACCGTGGCGCGCTCGTCGTCACGGGCCCGGACGGCGCCGTGCTGCACTCGGCAGGCGACGTCGTGAGCCCGATCTTCCCCCGGTCGTCGAACAAGCCGCTGCAGGGCGTCGGGATGCTCCGCGCCGGACTCGGCCACGAAGGTGCCGACCTCGCGCTGGCGTGTGCTTCCCACTCCGGCGAGACCGGTCACGTCGAACGCGTGTCGGCCATGCTCGGCGCCGCCGGGCTCGATCCGTCGGCGCTGGCGTGCCCGCCCGACTTCCCGCTGAACGAGGACGCCGCACGCGCCGCCGTCGAACGGCTGCCGATCACCATGAACTGCTCGGGCAAGCACGCCGCGATGCTCGCCACCTGCGTGGCCGCCGGCTGGCCGGTGGACGGCTACGAGGACCCGGACCATCCCCTGCAGCAAACGCTTGCGGCGACCGTCGAGGAGCTGACCGGGGAACCCATCGCGGCGACCGGCGTCGACGGGTGTGGTGCGCCGCTGTTCGCCTTCTCGCTGACCGGCCTCGCCCGCTCGTTCGGCCGGTTGACGCAGGCGGAGAGCGGATCCGCGCAGCGGCGGGTGGCGGACGCGATGCGAGCGCACCCGTGGCTGGTCGGGGGCACCGGCCGGGAGGACACCCGGCTGATGGAGGCGGTGCCCGGGCTGCTCGCGAAGGCCGGCGCCGAGGGCGTGCTGGCGTTCGCGCTGGCCGACGGCACGGCGGCCGCGATCAAGATCGCCGACGGCGCCAAACGCGGCTACCCGCCGCTGGCCATGGCGATCCTGGCCCAGCTCGGCGTCCACCCGTCCGGGCTCGAGGACCTGGCCCGCCCGGCCGTACTCGGCGGTGGCCGCGAGGTCGGTCACCTGCGCGTCAGTTGGCGTGCTCCCTAG
- a CDS encoding 3-hydroxybutyryl-CoA dehydrogenase — MTDVVRVGVVGAGLMGSGIAEVHAKAGLDVVVNEVDQPALDAGKARIEKSLQRGVKSGKLSTEDADAALGRLRFTTELAEFADRDLVVEAVVEQEQAKVEVFRALDEIVERPDALFASNTSSIPIMKLGMATGRPQQVVGIHFFNPVPVLPLVELVPSLLTGEDTARRAEEHATNALGKTVIRSQDRAGFIVNSLLVPYLLSAIRMIESGFASAEDIDRGMELGTAHPMGPLRLSDLIGLDTIKAIADSMYAEFKEPLYSSPPLLLRMVDAGLLGKKTGRGFYSYS, encoded by the coding sequence GTGACCGACGTCGTCCGGGTGGGAGTGGTCGGAGCCGGGCTGATGGGTTCCGGCATCGCCGAGGTGCACGCGAAGGCCGGGCTCGACGTCGTGGTCAACGAGGTCGACCAGCCCGCACTCGACGCCGGGAAGGCCCGGATCGAGAAGTCGCTGCAGCGCGGGGTGAAAAGCGGCAAACTGTCCACCGAGGACGCCGACGCCGCACTCGGCAGGCTGCGCTTCACGACCGAGCTGGCCGAGTTCGCCGACCGGGACCTCGTCGTCGAGGCGGTCGTCGAACAGGAACAGGCCAAGGTCGAGGTGTTCCGCGCGCTGGACGAGATCGTCGAGCGGCCGGACGCGCTGTTCGCCTCCAACACCTCCTCGATCCCGATCATGAAGCTGGGCATGGCCACCGGCCGTCCGCAGCAGGTGGTCGGCATCCACTTCTTCAACCCGGTGCCGGTGCTGCCCTTGGTCGAGCTGGTCCCGTCGCTGCTGACCGGCGAGGACACCGCGCGCCGCGCCGAGGAACACGCCACGAACGCGCTCGGCAAGACGGTGATCCGCTCGCAGGACCGGGCGGGCTTCATCGTGAATTCGCTGCTGGTGCCGTATCTGCTCTCGGCGATCCGGATGATCGAGTCGGGGTTCGCCTCGGCCGAGGACATCGACCGCGGGATGGAGCTGGGCACCGCGCATCCGATGGGTCCGCTGCGGCTGTCCGACCTGATCGGCCTGGACACCATCAAGGCCATCGCGGACTCAATGTACGCCGAGTTCAAGGAGCCGCTGTACTCGTCGCCGCCGCTGCTGCTGCGCATGGTCGACGCCGGTCTGCTCGGCAAGAAGACCGGCCGCGGCTTCTATTCCTACAGCTGA
- a CDS encoding ECF transporter S component — protein sequence MTDFLGPAVRLRRRSALVLTVAVVAGLAMFCWPLLARGGVGTSAHTTDAPFVFLITLPVLILIVLAELSSGGLDAKALALLGVLSAVNAALRPLGAGTGGIELVFFLLVLAGRVFGPGFGFVLGSTSLFASALLTGGVGPWLPFQMLASSLVGLGAGLLPRRVRGRWEIALLAVYGVLAAYFYGLAMSLFTWPFLAGSTALDFVAGAPLGENLHRFLVFTVLTSTLGWDTGRALTNLVAILLLGPAVLTVLRRASRRAAFGQL from the coding sequence GTGACGGACTTTCTCGGCCCCGCCGTCCGCCTCCGCCGTCGCAGCGCGCTGGTGCTCACGGTCGCGGTCGTCGCCGGGCTCGCGATGTTCTGCTGGCCGCTGCTGGCCCGCGGCGGGGTGGGCACGTCGGCGCACACCACCGACGCGCCGTTCGTCTTCCTGATCACGCTGCCGGTGCTGATCCTCATCGTGCTCGCCGAACTGTCCAGCGGCGGGCTCGACGCGAAGGCGCTCGCGCTGCTCGGGGTGCTGTCCGCGGTGAACGCCGCACTGCGGCCGCTCGGCGCCGGTACCGGCGGGATCGAGCTGGTGTTCTTCCTGCTGGTACTGGCCGGACGGGTCTTCGGCCCGGGTTTCGGCTTCGTGCTCGGATCGACTTCGCTGTTCGCCTCCGCACTGCTCACCGGAGGCGTCGGACCGTGGCTGCCGTTCCAGATGCTGGCCTCGTCGCTGGTCGGGCTGGGTGCCGGGCTGTTGCCCCGCCGGGTGCGTGGCCGGTGGGAGATCGCGCTGCTCGCGGTCTACGGCGTGCTGGCCGCGTACTTCTACGGGCTGGCGATGAGCCTGTTCACCTGGCCGTTCCTGGCCGGCTCGACCGCACTGGACTTCGTGGCGGGCGCCCCGCTCGGCGAGAACCTGCACCGGTTCCTGGTGTTCACCGTGCTCACGTCCACGCTCGGCTGGGACACCGGACGCGCGCTGACGAACCTCGTCGCGATCCTGCTGCTCGGGCCCGCCGTCCTGACCGTCCTGCGCAGGGCGTCCCGGCGCGCGGCGTTCGGTCAGCTGTAG
- a CDS encoding DUF3073 domain-containing protein: MGRGRAKAKQTKVARELKYSSHDTDFDALQRELSSSSSDNHEDDNRYEDPYDDGYDEYRR; this comes from the coding sequence ATGGGGCGCGGCCGGGCTAAGGCCAAGCAGACGAAGGTGGCGCGCGAGCTCAAGTACAGCTCCCACGACACCGACTTCGATGCTTTGCAGCGCGAGCTGTCGAGTAGTTCCTCGGACAACCACGAGGACGACAACCGGTACGAGGACCCGTACGACGACGGGTACGACGAGTACCGCCGTTGA
- a CDS encoding RsiG family protein, with amino-acid sequence MIEVRPGGRRRIDRVLAPGYLTGLGDLSLPVLRERRDEAAQEETDLSYLRRLLHARIDIVRAEQQRRSSGGESSIVDRLASILADNALGPAAGSGRHQQLEPSRAGEHRRHAEALIGNTDLTDVGALPDDKLAAALETYAAEESSVSDARRRVQGVMDTLNAEIAARYHSGAATVDDLLDSELGRTGE; translated from the coding sequence GTGATCGAAGTTCGTCCCGGCGGGCGACGGCGGATCGACCGCGTCCTCGCCCCGGGATACCTCACCGGCCTCGGTGACCTATCCCTGCCGGTGCTGCGCGAACGCCGGGACGAGGCCGCGCAGGAGGAGACCGACCTGTCCTACCTGCGCCGGCTGCTGCACGCGCGGATCGACATCGTGCGTGCCGAACAGCAGCGCCGGTCCTCCGGCGGCGAGAGCAGCATCGTCGACCGGCTCGCCTCGATCCTCGCCGACAACGCGCTCGGCCCTGCCGCCGGCTCCGGCAGGCACCAGCAGCTCGAGCCGTCCCGCGCGGGCGAACACCGCCGGCACGCCGAGGCACTGATCGGCAACACCGACCTCACCGACGTCGGGGCGCTCCCGGACGACAAGCTGGCCGCCGCGCTGGAGACGTACGCGGCCGAGGAGTCTTCCGTCTCCGACGCCCGGCGCCGCGTCCAGGGCGTGATGGACACGCTCAACGCGGAGATCGCCGCGCGCTACCACAGCGGCGCGGCCACTGTGGACGATCTGCTGGACTCGGAGCTGGGGCGCACCGGCGAATGA
- a CDS encoding ABC transporter ATP-binding protein — MIEFSHVGVRYEGAARPVLTDVNLDIEEGELCLVAGRTGVGKSTLLGAMNGLVPHFTGGRLTGRVRVAGFDTAEHPPRELAEVVGVVGQDPLAGFVTDTVEEELAYAMEQLAVAPDVMRKRVEETLDLLGIAELRDRPLRTLSGGQQQRVAIGSVLTAHPSVLVLDEPTSALDPTAAEEVLAAITRLVHDLGTTVVVAEHRMERVAQYADRLLYLPGDGTVVSGPPAEVFAHTDVAPPIVELGRLAGWTPLPLSVRDARRKARPLREQLAGRVPDRPSERDGEPVLTAREVRVRYGGVHAVRGVDLRLRRGEVVALMGRNGSGKSSLLWALQGSGIRSGGTVDVLGSDPKALRARAARTRVGLVPQSPADLLYLDSVAAECRQADLESDAADGTARKLLDRLVPGIDDAANPRDLSEGQRLALVLAVQLAAAPPVLLLDEPTRGLDYPAKRQFTAVLASLAAAGHAVLLATHDVEFVAAAADRVVVLAEGEVVADGPTADVVVSSPAFAPQVAKVLAPEPWLTVDEVAKELP, encoded by the coding sequence GTGATCGAGTTCTCGCATGTCGGCGTCCGGTACGAGGGCGCCGCCCGCCCGGTGCTCACCGACGTGAACCTGGACATCGAAGAGGGCGAACTGTGCCTGGTCGCCGGGCGCACCGGGGTCGGCAAGTCGACTTTGCTCGGCGCGATGAACGGACTCGTCCCGCACTTCACCGGTGGCCGGCTCACCGGACGGGTGCGGGTGGCCGGATTCGACACCGCCGAGCATCCGCCGCGTGAGCTGGCCGAGGTCGTCGGCGTCGTCGGACAGGATCCGCTGGCCGGGTTCGTCACCGACACCGTCGAGGAGGAACTGGCCTACGCCATGGAACAGCTGGCCGTGGCACCCGACGTGATGCGCAAGCGGGTCGAGGAAACCCTCGACCTGCTGGGCATCGCGGAGCTGCGTGACCGTCCACTGCGGACACTGTCCGGCGGGCAGCAGCAACGGGTGGCGATCGGTTCGGTGCTCACGGCGCATCCGAGCGTGCTGGTGCTCGACGAGCCGACGTCGGCTCTCGACCCGACCGCCGCCGAGGAGGTGCTGGCCGCGATCACCCGGCTCGTGCACGACCTGGGCACCACGGTGGTGGTCGCCGAGCACCGGATGGAACGCGTGGCCCAGTACGCCGATCGCCTCCTGTACCTGCCCGGCGACGGCACAGTCGTGTCCGGGCCGCCCGCGGAGGTGTTCGCGCACACCGACGTCGCGCCGCCGATCGTGGAGCTGGGGCGGCTGGCGGGCTGGACGCCGTTGCCGCTGTCGGTCCGCGACGCGCGCCGGAAAGCCCGTCCGCTGCGGGAACAGCTGGCCGGGCGGGTGCCCGACCGCCCGTCCGAGCGCGACGGCGAGCCGGTGCTCACGGCGCGCGAGGTCCGGGTGCGCTACGGCGGGGTGCACGCGGTGCGCGGTGTCGACCTGCGGCTCCGCCGGGGCGAAGTGGTCGCGTTGATGGGCCGCAACGGTTCGGGCAAGTCGTCGCTGCTGTGGGCGTTGCAAGGCAGCGGGATCCGGTCCGGCGGCACGGTCGACGTGCTCGGCTCGGATCCGAAGGCGCTGCGTGCGCGCGCCGCGCGGACGCGGGTCGGGCTGGTCCCGCAGAGCCCAGCCGACCTGCTGTACCTCGACTCCGTCGCGGCCGAATGCCGGCAAGCCGACCTCGAGTCCGACGCGGCCGACGGCACCGCCCGCAAGCTGCTCGACCGGCTCGTGCCGGGGATCGACGACGCGGCGAATCCGCGTGACCTCTCCGAAGGTCAGCGGCTCGCGCTGGTGCTGGCCGTACAGCTGGCCGCGGCGCCTCCCGTGCTGCTGCTCGACGAGCCGACGCGCGGCCTCGACTACCCGGCGAAACGGCAGTTCACCGCGGTGCTGGCGTCGCTGGCCGCTGCGGGGCACGCCGTCCTGCTGGCAACGCACGACGTCGAGTTCGTCGCGGCCGCCGCGGACCGCGTCGTGGTGCTCGCCGAGGGCGAGGTGGTGGCCGACGGGCCGACCGCCGACGTGGTGGTCTCCTCACCGGCGTTCGCGCCGCAGGTGGCGAAGGTCCTGGCACCGGAACCGTGGCTCACCGTGGACGAGGTCGCGAAGGAACTGCCGTGA
- a CDS encoding CbiQ family ECF transporter T component, with the protein MVRAEARALHPGAWWVWALALAVVASRTTNPLLLALVIAVAGFVVVARRGDAPWALAFRMYAIVAGVILVSRILFRILIGGEDGGHVLFTLPSIPLPAAAAGIELLGPTSAEELLGGFYDGLRLATIVLCVGAANALANPKRLLKAVPGALYEVGTAVTVALSVAPQLVESVHRVRRARRLRAGRTRGLRFVKGIFVPVLADAMDRSLQLAAAMDSRGYGRRGYLGRRVRVVIAVCVLAGLVGVAVGVYGVLDGSASWLGVPMLVGGLVVAGAGFVLGGRRVRRTTYRPDPWRLPETLVALCGVAGCVLVLVADPATLATSASPPAWPELPLLPALAILVCVLPAWLAPRPALVAEVVR; encoded by the coding sequence GTGGTGCGGGCTGAGGCGCGAGCGCTGCATCCCGGCGCGTGGTGGGTGTGGGCGCTCGCGCTCGCGGTCGTCGCGAGCCGGACCACGAACCCGCTCCTGCTCGCTCTGGTGATCGCGGTGGCCGGGTTCGTGGTGGTGGCCCGGCGCGGTGATGCGCCCTGGGCGCTGGCGTTCCGGATGTACGCGATCGTCGCCGGGGTCATCCTCGTGTCCCGGATCCTGTTCCGGATCCTGATCGGCGGCGAGGACGGCGGGCACGTGCTGTTCACGCTGCCCTCGATCCCGCTGCCCGCAGCGGCTGCCGGGATCGAACTGCTCGGTCCCACCTCCGCCGAGGAACTTCTCGGTGGCTTCTACGACGGTCTCCGGCTGGCCACGATCGTGCTCTGCGTCGGTGCCGCGAACGCGCTGGCGAACCCGAAGCGCCTGCTGAAGGCCGTGCCGGGCGCGCTGTACGAGGTGGGCACGGCGGTCACGGTCGCGCTGTCGGTGGCACCGCAGCTGGTGGAGAGCGTCCATCGGGTACGGCGAGCGCGCCGGCTTCGAGCCGGCCGGACCCGCGGCCTGCGTTTCGTGAAGGGGATCTTCGTGCCGGTACTCGCCGACGCCATGGACCGGTCGCTGCAGCTGGCGGCGGCCATGGACTCGCGCGGTTACGGCCGCCGCGGCTACCTCGGCCGGCGGGTTCGCGTGGTGATCGCGGTCTGCGTGCTCGCCGGGCTCGTCGGGGTCGCGGTGGGCGTGTACGGCGTGCTGGACGGCTCGGCGTCGTGGCTCGGAGTGCCGATGCTGGTGGGGGGCCTGGTCGTGGCCGGCGCCGGGTTCGTGCTCGGCGGCCGGCGGGTGCGCCGCACGACGTATCGGCCCGACCCGTGGCGACTGCCGGAGACGCTGGTCGCGCTGTGCGGGGTGGCGGGCTGCGTGCTCGTGCTGGTGGCCGATCCCGCCACGCTGGCCACTTCGGCGTCCCCGCCGGCCTGGCCCGAGCTGCCGCTGCTGCCTGCGCTGGCGATCCTGGTCTGCGTGCTGCCCGCCTGGCTGGCCCCGCGCCCGGCGCTCGTCGCGGAGGTGGTCCGGTGA
- the ygfZ gene encoding CAF17-like 4Fe-4S cluster assembly/insertion protein YgfZ — MPYRSPLLEAPRVVAPPEGHPEAGVPWHWGDPFAEQRTAARGVVVIDRSHREVLAVGGQERLSWLHLVISQHVTELAEDTGTEGLVLDSQGHLDTHFVLAHTAGTVYLDSDPGAVATSALPKGGKQTLREYLEAMKFWAQVDIRDATGELALLSVLGPDTDKVLGFELDAAPYSVAALPGGGFARRMPWPTRDAVDLAVPRGELAEWWQRLTDAGARPTGTWTFDALRVESRHPRLGVDTDERTIPHEVGWIGTAAHVAKGCYRGQETVSKVHNVGRPPRYLALLHLDGSPEITPETGDPVKLGGRVVGRVGSVVQHHELGPIALALVKRSVPAAAELLAGDEDRIVQAVVDPDSVPGEHAAPGREAAQRLRG, encoded by the coding sequence ATGCCGTACCGCTCGCCGTTGCTCGAAGCCCCCCGCGTGGTCGCCCCTCCCGAAGGCCATCCCGAGGCCGGCGTGCCCTGGCACTGGGGAGATCCCTTCGCCGAGCAGCGCACCGCCGCCCGCGGGGTGGTCGTGATCGACCGTTCGCACCGGGAAGTCCTTGCGGTCGGCGGACAAGAGCGGCTTTCCTGGCTGCACCTGGTCATCTCGCAACACGTGACCGAGCTGGCCGAGGACACCGGCACCGAAGGCCTCGTGCTCGACAGCCAGGGCCACCTCGACACCCACTTCGTGCTCGCGCACACTGCCGGCACGGTCTATCTGGACAGCGATCCCGGCGCGGTCGCCACGAGCGCGTTGCCCAAGGGCGGCAAGCAAACCCTGCGCGAGTACCTGGAAGCGATGAAGTTCTGGGCCCAGGTGGACATCCGCGACGCGACCGGGGAGCTGGCGCTGCTGAGCGTGCTCGGCCCGGACACGGACAAGGTGCTCGGCTTCGAGCTGGATGCCGCGCCGTATTCCGTGGCGGCGCTGCCCGGCGGCGGGTTCGCGCGGCGGATGCCGTGGCCCACCCGCGACGCGGTGGACCTGGCCGTCCCGCGCGGCGAGCTCGCCGAGTGGTGGCAACGACTCACCGACGCGGGCGCACGCCCGACCGGCACGTGGACGTTCGACGCGCTGCGGGTGGAGTCGCGGCACCCGCGCCTCGGCGTGGACACCGACGAGCGCACCATCCCGCACGAGGTGGGCTGGATCGGCACGGCCGCGCACGTGGCCAAGGGCTGCTACCGCGGGCAGGAGACGGTGTCGAAGGTGCACAACGTCGGCCGCCCGCCGCGGTACCTGGCGCTGCTGCATCTCGACGGCTCACCCGAGATCACCCCGGAGACCGGCGATCCGGTCAAGCTCGGCGGGCGCGTGGTCGGCCGGGTCGGCAGCGTGGTGCAGCACCACGAGCTGGGGCCGATCGCGCTCGCGCTGGTGAAGCGCTCGGTGCCGGCCGCCGCCGAGCTGCTCGCCGGCGACGAGGACCGGATCGTGCAGGCCGTGGTCGACCCGGATTCGGTGCCCGGCGAGCACGCCGCGCCCGGCCGGGAGGCGGCGCAGCGGCTGCGCGGCTGA